Proteins from a single region of Streptomyces vinaceus:
- a CDS encoding DNRLRE domain-containing protein: MSLLLAQGPAPDPGTARAESAPARSLRAAPAAATADTGAVSPFAQSGPRNLIKRLQDTYISSTDDADHSQGHLLHVGTPDAGATKYRSFLQFDVSRLTGANINRAYLRMYNSFVAAPDCGQNSWYGVYRVTEPWNQSTITWANQPAVGEGIGSWFGVGHPNVADCEDQPDRYLPDESKGIVRVDVTDMVKGWTRAGTTTPNYGIRLSGREGAPDAATGVTGYHDFCSMHPTGATQDRACTKSYFTPTLEVEFNAGSTPLITGNEYGPPYAGGYPPPRRPWSSWTPRTPRCGRRPSRTSAGCRTRTTPWRT, encoded by the coding sequence ATGTCGCTGCTACTGGCCCAAGGCCCCGCGCCGGACCCGGGTACCGCGCGGGCGGAGTCCGCGCCGGCGCGGTCCCTGCGGGCGGCGCCCGCGGCGGCGACCGCCGACACCGGCGCGGTCTCGCCGTTCGCGCAGAGCGGCCCCCGCAACCTGATCAAGCGCCTCCAGGACACGTACATCAGCAGCACCGACGACGCCGACCACTCGCAGGGGCACCTGCTGCACGTCGGCACGCCGGACGCGGGCGCGACGAAGTACCGCAGCTTCCTGCAGTTCGACGTCTCGCGGCTGACAGGCGCGAACATCAACCGGGCGTACCTGCGGATGTACAACTCCTTCGTGGCGGCCCCGGACTGCGGACAGAACTCCTGGTACGGCGTGTACCGGGTGACCGAGCCGTGGAACCAGTCCACGATCACCTGGGCGAACCAGCCCGCCGTCGGCGAGGGCATCGGCTCCTGGTTCGGCGTCGGGCACCCGAACGTCGCCGACTGTGAGGACCAGCCCGACAGGTACCTGCCGGACGAATCCAAGGGCATCGTCCGCGTCGACGTCACCGACATGGTGAAGGGCTGGACCCGGGCGGGCACGACCACGCCCAACTACGGCATCCGGCTGAGCGGGCGCGAGGGCGCGCCGGACGCGGCGACCGGTGTCACCGGCTACCACGACTTCTGCTCCATGCACCCGACGGGCGCCACGCAGGACCGCGCTTGCACCAAGTCGTACTTCACGCCGACGCTGGAGGTCGAGTTCAACGCCGGCTCGACGCCGCTGATCACGGGCAACGAGTACGGTCCGCCGTACGCGGGCGGCTACCCGCCGCCGAGGAGACCCTGGAGTTCCTGGACTCCGCGAACCCCTCGGTGTGGGAGGCGTCCAAGCCGTACCAGCGCTGGCTGCCGGACGCGTACCACTCCGTGGAGGACGTGA